In a genomic window of Enterobacter asburiae:
- a CDS encoding anion permease, translated as MMALPVIVAVLLLFVPVPEGLPPYAWHYFAIFVGVIVGLIFEPLPGAVIGLTGVVAIALCSQWVLFSPEQLADPKFKLAGASFKWAVSGFGNSTVWLIFGAFMFAAGYDKTRFGRRLALILVKYLGRRSLTLGYAITFADLLLAPFTPSNTARSGGTIYPIIANLPPLYGSKPNDPSARKIGSYLMWVAITAACITSSMFLSALAPNLLALALVKSTVGIDISWGTWFLAFLPLGILLILTMPLLAYWFYPPEVKVNNEVPLWATRELEKLGKLSRNEILLLVFVCCALLMWIFAAAWIEPAMAALLIVGLMLWTGVLEWNDITGNKAAWNTFVWFATLVALADGLSSTGFISWLGKEGGLLMSGISPGVATIVLLLAFYLLHYLFASTTAHTTALLPAMLTIASTIPGMNMEVFVLLMVTSLGVMGIITPYGTGPSPIYYGSGYLPTKDYWRLGTIFGAIFLAALLLIGYPWMSMMF; from the coding sequence ATGATGGCATTGCCCGTCATCGTCGCCGTACTGCTGCTGTTTGTGCCCGTACCAGAAGGCTTGCCGCCTTACGCATGGCACTACTTCGCTATCTTTGTCGGCGTAATCGTCGGCTTAATCTTCGAACCGCTGCCGGGCGCGGTGATTGGCCTGACCGGCGTGGTTGCCATTGCCCTGTGCAGCCAGTGGGTGCTGTTCAGCCCTGAACAGCTGGCCGACCCGAAATTCAAGCTGGCGGGCGCCTCCTTTAAGTGGGCGGTGAGCGGGTTTGGTAACTCTACAGTCTGGCTGATCTTCGGTGCCTTCATGTTCGCCGCGGGCTATGACAAAACCCGCTTCGGCCGCCGTCTGGCGCTGATTCTGGTGAAGTATCTTGGCCGTCGCAGCCTGACGCTCGGTTACGCCATTACGTTTGCGGACCTGCTGCTGGCACCGTTCACCCCGTCCAACACCGCGCGCAGCGGCGGGACCATCTACCCAATCATTGCTAACCTGCCGCCGCTGTACGGTTCAAAACCTAATGACCCAAGCGCGCGTAAGATTGGTTCGTACCTGATGTGGGTGGCGATCACCGCGGCCTGTATCACCAGCTCAATGTTCCTCTCCGCCCTTGCGCCGAACCTGCTTGCGCTGGCGCTGGTGAAAAGCACCGTTGGGATTGATATCTCCTGGGGCACCTGGTTCCTCGCCTTCTTGCCGCTGGGTATCCTGCTGATTCTGACCATGCCGCTGCTGGCCTACTGGTTCTACCCACCAGAAGTTAAAGTGAACAATGAAGTGCCGCTGTGGGCGACCCGTGAGCTGGAAAAACTCGGCAAACTGTCCCGCAATGAAATTCTGCTGCTGGTGTTCGTGTGCTGCGCGCTGCTGATGTGGATCTTCGCCGCCGCGTGGATTGAGCCTGCGATGGCGGCCCTGCTTATCGTCGGGCTGATGCTGTGGACTGGCGTGCTGGAGTGGAACGATATCACCGGTAACAAGGCCGCGTGGAATACCTTCGTCTGGTTCGCCACCCTGGTTGCGCTGGCGGATGGCCTCTCCTCTACCGGCTTTATCAGCTGGCTGGGTAAAGAAGGCGGTCTGCTGATGAGCGGTATCTCTCCGGGCGTGGCGACCATCGTCCTGCTGCTGGCGTTCTACCTACTGCACTACCTGTTTGCCAGCACCACCGCGCACACTACCGCGCTGCTGCCAGCGATGCTGACCATCGCCTCCACCATTCCGGGCATGAATATGGAAGTGTTCGTCCTGCTGATGGTGACCTCTCTGGGCGTGATGGGGATCATCACCCCGTACGGTACTGGCCCAAGCCCGATCTACTACGGCAGCGGCTACCTGCCAACCAAAGACTACTGGCGCCTCGGCACCATCTTCGGTGCCATCTTCCTGGCGGCCCTGCTGCTGATTGGTTATCCGTGGATGTCCATGATGTTCTGA
- a CDS encoding fumarate hydratase — protein MSNKPFFYQNPFPLSHDDTEYYLLTKEHVSVAEFDGQEVLKVEPEALTLLAQQAFHDAAFMLRPSHQKQVAAILNDPEASQNDKYVALQFLRNSEIAAKGVLPTCQDTGTAIIMGKKGQRIWTGGGDEAALSQGVYNTYIEDNLRYSQNAALDMYKEVNTGTNLPAQIDLYSVDGDEYKFLCMAKGGGSANKTYLYQETKALITPAKLKNYLVEKMRTLGTAACPPYHIAFVIGGTSAEATLKTVKLASTRYYDALPTEGNEHGQAFRDVQLEQELLQEAQNLGLGAQFGGKYFAHDIRVIRLPRHGASCPIGMGVSCSADRNIKAKINRDGIWIEKLEHNPGQYIPESLRQQGEGDVVSINLNKPMNEILAQLSAHPVSTRLSLNGTIIVARDIAHAKLKELLDNGEELPQYVKDHPIYYAGPAKTPEGYASGSLGPTTAGRMDSYVDLLQSHGASMIMLAKGNRSQQVTDACHKHGGFYLGSIGGPAAVLAQNSIKSLECVAYPELGMEAIWKIEVENFPAFILVDDKGNDFFQQIQNQQCKGCSQR, from the coding sequence ATGTCGAATAAACCGTTTTTTTATCAGAACCCCTTCCCTCTTTCCCATGACGACACCGAATACTACCTGCTGACCAAAGAACACGTCTCCGTAGCCGAGTTCGACGGCCAGGAAGTCCTGAAGGTGGAGCCGGAAGCCCTGACCCTGCTGGCGCAGCAGGCCTTCCATGATGCCGCATTTATGCTGCGTCCTTCCCATCAGAAGCAGGTTGCCGCCATTCTCAACGACCCGGAAGCCAGCCAGAACGACAAATACGTTGCCCTGCAGTTCCTGCGTAACTCTGAAATTGCCGCAAAAGGCGTGCTGCCGACCTGTCAGGACACCGGCACCGCGATCATCATGGGTAAAAAAGGCCAGCGCATCTGGACCGGCGGCGGTGACGAAGCGGCCCTGAGCCAGGGCGTGTATAACACCTACATCGAAGATAACCTGCGCTACTCCCAGAATGCGGCGCTGGACATGTATAAAGAGGTGAATACCGGCACCAACCTGCCCGCGCAGATTGATCTCTACAGCGTTGACGGCGATGAGTACAAATTCCTGTGCATGGCAAAAGGCGGCGGTTCCGCCAACAAAACCTACCTCTATCAGGAAACCAAAGCGCTAATCACCCCGGCGAAGCTGAAAAACTATCTGGTTGAGAAAATGCGCACCCTGGGTACCGCGGCCTGTCCGCCGTACCATATCGCGTTTGTGATTGGCGGAACCTCAGCGGAAGCCACGCTGAAAACCGTTAAGCTGGCCTCAACCCGCTACTACGACGCGCTGCCAACCGAAGGCAACGAGCACGGCCAGGCGTTCCGCGACGTTCAGCTGGAACAGGAACTGCTCCAGGAAGCGCAGAACCTCGGCCTCGGCGCGCAGTTCGGCGGGAAATACTTCGCCCACGACATCCGCGTGATCCGCCTGCCGCGCCACGGCGCCTCCTGCCCGATAGGCATGGGCGTCTCCTGCTCCGCAGACCGCAACATCAAGGCAAAAATCAACCGCGATGGGATCTGGATTGAGAAGCTGGAGCACAACCCGGGCCAGTATATTCCTGAATCACTGCGCCAGCAGGGTGAAGGCGACGTGGTCAGCATTAACCTGAACAAGCCGATGAACGAGATCCTGGCGCAACTCTCCGCGCACCCGGTCTCTACCCGCCTGTCGCTGAACGGCACCATCATCGTGGCGCGGGATATCGCCCACGCGAAGCTGAAAGAGCTGCTCGACAACGGTGAAGAACTGCCGCAGTACGTTAAAGATCATCCGATTTACTACGCGGGGCCAGCCAAGACCCCGGAAGGCTACGCCTCTGGCTCACTCGGCCCGACCACTGCGGGACGCATGGACTCGTATGTCGACCTGCTGCAATCCCACGGAGCAAGCATGATCATGCTGGCGAAAGGCAACCGCAGCCAGCAGGTAACCGACGCCTGCCATAAGCACGGCGGCTTCTACCTGGGCAGCATCGGCGGCCCGGCGGCGGTGCTGGCGCAAAACAGCATTAAGAGCCTTGAGTGTGTGGCCTATCCTGAGCTGGGAATGGAAGCCATCTGGAAAATTGAAGTCGAAAACTTCCCGGCGTTTATCCTGGTGGATGACAAAGGCAACGATTTCTTCCAGCAGATCCAGAACCAGCAGTGCAAAGGCTGTTCACAGCGCTGA
- a CDS encoding LysR family transcriptional regulator — MAGLIYSFAQLEAFTAVAENGSLSKAAVVLKKDRTTLRDLVDFLEDGLGYGLFIRDGRTLRLTPEGEQLQRQAHLLMRQVKAFEAFAREVPHGATQDLTLVYDPFTPRVFLRRVIAEMAARKIRLSLICASRDESERLLANARADMAICQARNRSVGDNMEWRALGAIDMDFYASCTLFTGTSSPLSLLDLSLVPQVVMHPDSDEPVARRLQISGHTLFTNEPEMLRGLLERGCGWGFLPTHFHAVRWQNVKRLLTEVGSQGISQTMVTIWKPGSDKRAIIADTLSLLPELWKHSAL, encoded by the coding sequence GTGGCTGGACTGATCTATTCCTTTGCACAGCTTGAGGCATTCACCGCCGTGGCTGAAAACGGGAGCCTGAGTAAAGCGGCAGTGGTGCTGAAGAAAGACCGAACGACGCTTCGCGATCTGGTTGATTTTCTTGAGGATGGGTTAGGCTACGGGCTGTTTATTCGCGACGGGCGTACCCTGCGGCTCACGCCGGAAGGCGAGCAGCTCCAGCGTCAGGCTCATTTGCTGATGCGGCAGGTCAAAGCCTTTGAGGCCTTCGCCAGGGAGGTCCCCCACGGCGCTACGCAGGACCTGACCCTGGTCTACGATCCTTTCACGCCCAGAGTTTTTCTGCGCAGGGTCATCGCTGAAATGGCGGCGCGAAAAATCCGCCTGAGCCTCATCTGCGCCTCGCGTGATGAATCTGAACGGCTGCTGGCGAACGCGCGCGCGGACATGGCCATCTGCCAGGCGCGCAACCGCAGCGTGGGCGATAACATGGAGTGGCGGGCCCTGGGCGCAATCGATATGGATTTTTACGCCTCCTGTACCCTGTTTACGGGGACGTCATCCCCCCTTTCACTGCTTGACCTCTCCCTGGTTCCGCAGGTCGTTATGCACCCAGACTCGGACGAGCCGGTTGCGCGTCGCCTGCAGATTTCAGGGCATACCCTTTTTACGAACGAGCCGGAGATGCTGCGCGGTCTGCTGGAGCGAGGATGCGGCTGGGGGTTCTTACCAACCCATTTTCATGCCGTGCGGTGGCAAAACGTAAAAAGGCTGCTCACCGAAGTGGGCAGCCAGGGGATTAGTCAGACGATGGTCACCATCTGGAAGCCAGGAAGCGACAAGCGCGCCATCATTGCTGACACGCTGTCGCTTTTGCCGGAGCTATGGAAGCACTCAGCGCTGTGA
- a CDS encoding serine hydrolase — protein sequence MKNRTVNHALLAGLVFSSLLSPAAMAACEGTELSVCPAPFDAALPDTHKMLTWNQADRVVGFRNDYRNYAGDIFRHGNAVPLQVSEKPLTDVHYQVNDRRYGLKEYLKRQNVSGMLVLKDGKIAWKYLAQGNTDTTLWTSRSVGKSVVSALVGVALKEGKIHSLDDRITKYEPDLKGTAWDGVTLKQLITHTSGVAWNEDYTNPNSDFAQLTECEAKPGTYDCVRKLVKGLRRVHPAGENWSYSSGGAWLLGDVLERATGMTIAAYLEKSIWQPYGMASDGVWHAYSKGQHDVGAHGFNATLEDWGRFGEFILNNGMLPSGKQILPDGWVKESSDWTQAKGSVSDAHPEGLYGYQWWNNAVPVNAKGVEPAAKDSLKGSLWALGIFGQMIVVNQKENLVIVQWSTWPQAEPSFSAQPLEASLMFSAIARALR from the coding sequence ATGAAAAACAGAACAGTAAATCATGCCCTGCTGGCGGGACTTGTCTTCAGCAGCCTGCTGTCCCCTGCGGCAATGGCCGCCTGCGAAGGCACCGAGCTCAGCGTGTGCCCTGCCCCCTTCGACGCCGCGTTGCCGGATACCCATAAAATGCTGACCTGGAATCAGGCCGATCGCGTGGTGGGATTTCGTAATGATTATCGCAACTACGCCGGGGATATTTTCCGCCACGGAAACGCCGTACCGCTGCAGGTATCGGAAAAGCCGCTAACGGACGTCCATTATCAGGTTAACGACAGGCGCTACGGCCTTAAGGAATATCTCAAGCGCCAGAACGTCAGCGGTATGCTGGTGCTGAAAGACGGCAAAATCGCCTGGAAATATCTCGCCCAGGGCAATACCGACACCACGCTATGGACCTCGCGCTCGGTAGGCAAATCGGTGGTATCGGCGCTGGTGGGCGTAGCCCTTAAAGAGGGAAAAATTCACTCACTCGACGACAGGATCACGAAATATGAACCCGATCTGAAAGGCACCGCGTGGGACGGCGTGACGCTCAAACAGCTTATCACCCACACCTCCGGGGTGGCGTGGAACGAGGATTATACCAACCCGAACTCCGACTTCGCGCAGCTCACCGAGTGCGAGGCGAAGCCGGGTACCTACGACTGCGTGCGCAAGCTGGTGAAAGGATTACGCAGGGTTCACCCGGCCGGAGAAAACTGGTCTTACTCTTCCGGCGGAGCCTGGCTGCTGGGTGACGTGCTGGAGCGAGCAACCGGCATGACGATCGCGGCGTATCTGGAGAAAAGCATCTGGCAGCCGTACGGCATGGCGAGCGACGGCGTATGGCATGCCTACAGTAAAGGTCAACATGACGTCGGCGCGCACGGCTTTAACGCCACGCTGGAGGACTGGGGTCGCTTCGGGGAATTTATCCTGAACAACGGTATGCTCCCCTCGGGCAAACAAATCCTGCCTGACGGCTGGGTGAAGGAGTCGTCAGACTGGACTCAGGCGAAAGGCTCGGTATCAGACGCGCATCCAGAAGGCCTGTACGGCTATCAGTGGTGGAACAACGCCGTGCCCGTCAACGCCAAGGGCGTTGAGCCGGCAGCGAAGGATTCGCTCAAAGGTTCGCTCTGGGCGCTGGGCATTTTTGGTCAGATGATCGTGGTGAACCAGAAAGAAAACCTGGTCATCGTCCAGTGGTCTACCTGGCCACAGGCGGAGCCTTCCTTTAGCGCCCAGCCGCTGGAGGCCTCTCTGATGTTTAGCGCGATTGCCAGGGCGCTGCGCTAA
- a CDS encoding MFS transporter, with translation MFSSTSPATVRSKAGAILRVTSGNFLEQFDFFLFGFYATYIAHTFFPASSEFASLMMTFAVFGAGFLMRPIGAIVLGAYIDKVGRRKGLIVTLSIMAAGTFLIVLIPSYQSIGLWAPLLVLTGRLLQGFSAGAELGGVSVYLAEIATPGRKGFYTSWQSGSQQVAIMVAAAMGFALNALMEESAIREWGWRIPFLFGCLIVPFIFFLRRKLEETEEFSARRHHLEMRQVFKTLLGNWQVVVAGMLMVAMTTTAFYLITVYAPTFGKKVLMLSASDSLLVTLLVAISNFIWLPVGGALSDRFGRKPVLIAMTLLALATSYPALTLLADAPSFSMMLSVLLWLSFLYGLYNGAMIPALTEIMPAEVRVAGFSLAYSLATAVFGGFTPVMSTALIEYTGDKASPGYWMSFAAVCALLATLYLYRRRAVSVQNTVKSQGAA, from the coding sequence ATGTTTTCCTCAACCTCACCTGCAACCGTACGCTCTAAGGCGGGCGCGATACTTCGCGTGACGTCGGGCAACTTTCTTGAGCAATTTGATTTCTTTCTTTTCGGCTTCTACGCCACCTACATCGCCCACACCTTCTTCCCGGCGAGCAGTGAATTTGCATCGCTGATGATGACCTTCGCGGTCTTCGGCGCGGGCTTTTTGATGCGTCCAATCGGAGCCATCGTGCTGGGGGCCTATATTGACAAGGTTGGCCGCCGCAAAGGGCTGATCGTGACGCTTTCCATTATGGCGGCAGGCACCTTCCTGATCGTGCTGATCCCGTCCTATCAAAGCATCGGGCTTTGGGCACCGCTGCTTGTCCTGACGGGCCGCCTGCTGCAGGGCTTTTCCGCCGGGGCGGAGCTTGGAGGTGTTTCGGTCTATCTCGCGGAAATCGCCACGCCGGGCCGCAAAGGTTTTTACACCAGCTGGCAGTCCGGTAGCCAGCAGGTTGCCATTATGGTCGCCGCGGCGATGGGCTTTGCCCTGAATGCCCTGATGGAGGAGAGCGCCATTCGTGAATGGGGCTGGCGCATCCCGTTCCTGTTCGGCTGTTTAATCGTGCCGTTTATCTTTTTCCTGCGCCGCAAGCTGGAGGAGACGGAAGAGTTCAGCGCGCGCCGCCATCATCTGGAGATGCGTCAGGTCTTTAAAACGCTGCTTGGCAACTGGCAGGTGGTGGTCGCGGGCATGCTGATGGTGGCGATGACCACCACCGCGTTCTACCTGATCACCGTCTACGCGCCAACCTTCGGCAAAAAAGTGCTGATGCTGAGCGCCTCTGACAGCCTGCTGGTCACGCTGCTGGTGGCGATCTCTAACTTTATCTGGCTGCCGGTGGGCGGCGCGCTGTCGGACCGCTTCGGGCGTAAGCCGGTGCTGATTGCCATGACCCTGCTGGCGCTGGCCACCAGCTATCCAGCCCTGACGCTGCTGGCTGACGCGCCCAGCTTCTCGATGATGCTGAGCGTGCTGCTGTGGCTTTCCTTCCTTTACGGGCTGTATAACGGGGCGATGATCCCGGCGCTGACGGAAATTATGCCTGCTGAAGTCCGCGTGGCAGGGTTCTCTCTGGCTTACAGCCTGGCAACGGCGGTCTTTGGCGGCTTTACCCCAGTGATGTCAACCGCGCTGATTGAATACACCGGTGACAAAGCCTCGCCGGGCTACTGGATGAGCTTCGCCGCGGTGTGTGCCCTGCTGGCCACCCTCTACCTCTACCGTCGTCGCGCGGTTTCAGTGCAAAACACCGTTAAGTCGCAGGGGGCCGCATGA
- a CDS encoding ABC transporter substrate-binding protein: MTRTSRYTASALVLMFMSVNACAQEVKVMISGGFKAALEKLAPEYERKTGDTIVIIPGPSMGNTPQAIPNRLARGEKADVVIMVGDALAKLEKAGQTRPGSRTELADSPVGMVVKKGADIPDISSEATLRKTLLQASSIAYSDSASGRYVSQTLFRKLGIENEAAAKATMVERIPVASEVAKGKYAVGFQQVSELLPVEGVTFIGKIPDNLQYITRFAGAVTRHAEHPAEGKALLSYLASPPSGAAIRETGMIPVTSGDTAR; the protein is encoded by the coding sequence ATGACGCGCACTTCTCGTTATACCGCCAGCGCGCTGGTGCTGATGTTCATGAGCGTGAATGCCTGCGCTCAGGAGGTGAAAGTGATGATTTCAGGCGGTTTCAAAGCCGCCCTTGAAAAGCTCGCACCGGAATATGAGCGCAAGACTGGCGATACCATTGTGATTATTCCCGGTCCCTCAATGGGCAATACGCCGCAGGCGATCCCAAACCGGCTCGCGCGCGGCGAGAAGGCCGACGTGGTGATTATGGTGGGTGATGCGCTGGCGAAGCTCGAAAAAGCCGGCCAGACCAGGCCAGGTTCGCGAACTGAACTCGCGGACTCTCCCGTTGGCATGGTGGTGAAAAAAGGTGCGGATATTCCTGATATCAGCAGCGAGGCGACTCTGCGTAAAACTCTGCTGCAGGCCAGTTCCATCGCTTACTCAGACAGCGCCAGCGGCAGGTATGTCAGCCAGACGCTGTTCAGGAAACTGGGGATTGAAAACGAGGCGGCGGCTAAAGCAACAATGGTCGAACGTATTCCGGTCGCCTCAGAAGTGGCGAAAGGAAAATACGCCGTGGGTTTCCAGCAGGTGAGCGAGCTGCTGCCGGTTGAAGGCGTCACCTTTATCGGTAAAATCCCGGACAATCTGCAGTACATCACGCGCTTCGCCGGCGCGGTCACCCGTCACGCTGAACACCCCGCGGAGGGGAAAGCGCTACTGAGCTATCTCGCCTCACCGCCCTCAGGGGCGGCCATCCGTGAGACGGGGATGATCCCCGTTACGTCCGGCGATACCGCTCGGTGA
- a CDS encoding LysR family transcriptional regulator — MPVNFDLNDLYAFRALVEYGNFRVAAESICLSQSALSRRIEKLEAALGTKLFDRTTRRVALTLYGQNFAERSAQLLDNVESMLADVDKASEERTGLITVAAVPSAACYFMPDVIRRFQSRFPRVRIKLIDSSAGNVIDAVARSQADFGICFAGNLSSEIEFFPLVEDVYVAACRKDHPLAQKSHLTWEAFFQQDYISLDKTSGNRNLLDRMLGDIIPERPSVCETRHVTTMLGMVEAGIGIAAVPAMSMPTSEHTPLTHLPLVAPEVKRAVGLIRRRGRIQSYIAAELEKEITERYRRT, encoded by the coding sequence ATGCCCGTGAATTTTGACCTTAACGATCTTTATGCCTTCAGGGCGTTAGTGGAATACGGTAACTTCCGTGTCGCCGCTGAATCTATCTGCTTATCCCAGTCGGCGCTGAGCCGCAGGATCGAAAAGCTGGAAGCCGCGCTGGGAACAAAGCTGTTTGACCGAACCACCCGTCGCGTCGCCCTGACGCTATATGGGCAAAACTTTGCTGAACGCTCAGCGCAGCTGCTTGACAACGTGGAGTCAATGCTGGCGGATGTCGATAAGGCCAGTGAAGAGCGGACGGGGCTGATTACGGTCGCCGCGGTACCTTCCGCCGCCTGTTACTTTATGCCTGATGTGATCCGTCGCTTTCAGTCTCGCTTTCCTCGCGTTCGCATTAAGCTCATCGACAGCAGCGCGGGGAATGTGATTGACGCCGTGGCCCGAAGCCAGGCGGATTTTGGCATCTGCTTCGCGGGAAACTTATCGTCTGAAATTGAATTTTTCCCGCTGGTGGAGGATGTCTACGTTGCGGCATGCAGAAAGGATCACCCGCTGGCGCAGAAGAGCCACCTGACGTGGGAGGCGTTTTTCCAGCAGGACTATATCTCCCTCGATAAAACGTCGGGTAACCGCAACCTGCTCGATCGGATGCTGGGGGATATCATTCCCGAGCGCCCCAGCGTCTGCGAAACGCGCCACGTCACCACGATGCTCGGCATGGTAGAGGCGGGCATCGGCATTGCCGCCGTTCCCGCCATGTCGATGCCGACGTCGGAGCACACGCCGCTGACGCATCTGCCGCTGGTGGCGCCGGAGGTGAAACGCGCCGTGGGGCTTATCCGGCGCCGGGGGCGCATTCAGTCTTATATTGCTGCTGAACTGGAAAAAGAGATCACCGAGCGGTATCGCCGGACGTAA
- the mtfA gene encoding DgsA anti-repressor MtfA, which produces MIKWPWKTNEAGRDMALPWDDALAIPVLANLKPDEQSKLVQMADRFLQQKRLVPLQGFELDPLKNARIALLFCLPVLELGIEWLDGFHEVLLYPAPFVVDDEWEDDIGLVHNQRVVQSGQSWQQGPIILNWLDIQDSFDASGFNLIIHEVAHKLDTRNGDRASGVPFIPLREVAGWEHDLHAAMDNIQDEIDLVGESAASIDAYAATDPAECFAVLSEYFFSAPELFAPRFPALWQRFCQFYQQDPLQRLRQNEGTDGPRHVH; this is translated from the coding sequence ATGATTAAGTGGCCCTGGAAAACGAATGAGGCTGGCCGGGATATGGCGCTGCCGTGGGATGACGCGCTGGCGATCCCTGTTCTGGCAAATCTTAAGCCGGACGAACAGTCGAAGCTGGTTCAGATGGCGGATCGTTTTTTGCAGCAAAAACGCCTTGTGCCACTGCAGGGGTTCGAGCTGGATCCGCTGAAAAACGCCCGCATCGCCCTGCTTTTCTGCCTGCCGGTGCTGGAGCTCGGTATTGAGTGGCTGGACGGTTTCCACGAAGTACTGCTCTACCCCGCGCCGTTCGTCGTTGATGACGAGTGGGAGGATGATATCGGGCTGGTGCACAACCAGCGGGTGGTGCAGTCCGGTCAGAGCTGGCAGCAAGGGCCAATTATCCTGAACTGGCTCGACATTCAGGACTCGTTCGACGCCTCCGGTTTTAATCTGATTATTCACGAGGTGGCGCATAAACTCGATACCCGCAACGGCGATCGCGCCAGCGGCGTGCCTTTTATTCCGCTTCGTGAAGTCGCGGGGTGGGAGCACGACCTGCACGCGGCGATGGATAACATCCAGGATGAGATAGACCTGGTAGGCGAAAGCGCGGCCAGCATTGATGCCTACGCGGCAACCGACCCTGCCGAGTGCTTTGCGGTGCTGTCAGAGTACTTCTTCAGCGCACCCGAGCTTTTCGCCCCCCGCTTCCCGGCGCTGTGGCAGCGTTTCTGCCAGTTTTATCAGCAGGATCCGCTCCAGCGCCTGCGGCAAAATGAGGGCACAGATGGCCCCCGCCACGTGCATTAA
- a CDS encoding MFS transporter encodes MRADSETLTENITSKANWPLALCAGLLGIGQNGLLVMLPQLVTLTGLSLSVWAGLLMFGSMLFLPASPWWGRQSERRGCKVVMVASLSGYLASFGVMALVVWAMAAGLLESPWGLAGLILSRLLYGLTVSGMVPAAQTWAIQRSGLEKRMAALATISSGLSCGRLLGPPLAALMLSVNPVAPLWLMAIAPLIALLLVLREVADPPLPPVAHQATRLQISMLPFLLLAMLLAALVSLMQLGLSPHLSPLLDGNARDISHHVALLLSLAALATLAAQFLVVRPQHFSPLTLLCMAAVLMVAGLALMCIAGLALFYVGIAITSLGAAMATPGYQLLLNDRLTTGKGAGAIATSHTLGYGVSALLVPVVTRFFGEQYLTMAAWGMALLFLALSIGVRFIERTPVEKH; translated from the coding sequence ATGCGCGCTGACTCTGAAACGTTGACCGAAAACATCACCTCCAAAGCAAACTGGCCCCTGGCGCTATGCGCGGGCTTGCTGGGTATCGGGCAAAACGGTTTGCTGGTCATGCTTCCGCAGCTGGTGACCCTGACCGGACTTTCACTCTCTGTCTGGGCCGGGCTGTTAATGTTCGGCTCTATGCTTTTTTTACCCGCTTCTCCCTGGTGGGGACGCCAGAGCGAGCGCCGCGGTTGTAAGGTCGTGATGGTGGCCTCCCTCAGCGGCTATCTCGCCAGCTTTGGCGTCATGGCGCTGGTGGTCTGGGCGATGGCCGCCGGGTTGCTGGAAAGCCCCTGGGGGCTGGCGGGGCTGATCCTCTCGCGTCTGCTTTACGGTTTAACGGTGTCGGGGATGGTACCTGCCGCACAGACGTGGGCCATTCAGCGTTCGGGCCTGGAGAAACGCATGGCGGCGCTGGCCACCATCAGCTCCGGCCTCAGCTGCGGTCGCCTGCTGGGACCCCCCCTGGCGGCGCTGATGCTCAGCGTTAACCCGGTGGCACCGCTCTGGCTGATGGCGATCGCGCCATTAATCGCCCTGCTGCTGGTGCTGCGCGAGGTGGCGGATCCGCCGCTGCCGCCGGTTGCACACCAGGCGACCCGTCTGCAGATTTCCATGCTGCCGTTCCTGCTGCTGGCGATGCTGTTGGCGGCGCTGGTGAGCCTGATGCAGCTCGGCCTGTCTCCGCACCTCAGCCCCTTGCTGGACGGTAACGCGCGGGATATCAGCCATCATGTCGCGCTCCTGCTGAGCCTGGCCGCGCTGGCAACGCTCGCGGCGCAGTTTCTGGTGGTCCGCCCGCAGCATTTCAGCCCGCTGACCCTGCTTTGCATGGCGGCGGTGCTGATGGTGGCAGGGCTTGCGCTAATGTGCATCGCCGGGCTGGCGCTGTTCTACGTGGGGATTGCTATCACTTCGCTCGGCGCAGCGATGGCCACGCCTGGGTACCAGCTGCTGCTGAACGATCGCCTGACGACGGGGAAAGGGGCGGGCGCTATCGCGACCAGCCACACGTTAGGCTACGGCGTCAGCGCGCTGCTGGTGCCCGTTGTGACGCGCTTTTTTGGCGAACAGTATTTAACGATGGCCGCCTGGGGAATGGCGTTGCTGTTTTTAGCGCTGAGCATCGGGGTACGGTTTATTGAACGTACCCCAGTCGAAAAGCATTAA